Genomic segment of Amphibacillus xylanus NBRC 15112:
AGCCAAAGAAGCGTGAGCGCTAGCTTACGTGGAGGCGCCGGTGGGATACCACCCTGATGGTGTTGACCTTCTAACCCAGGACCGTTATCCGGTTCGGAGACAGTGTCAGGCAGGCAGTTTGACTGGGGCGGTCGCCTCCTAAAGAGTAACGGAGGCGCCCAAAGGTTCCCTCAGAATGGTTGGAAATCATTCATAGAGTGTAAAGGCAGAAGGGAGCTTGACTGCGAGACCTACAAGTCGAGCAGGGACGAAAGTCGGACTTAGTGATCCGGTGGTTCCGCATGGAAGGGCCATCGCTCAACGGATAAAAGCTACCCCGGGGATAACAGGCTTATCTCCCCCAAGAGTCCACATCGACGGGGAGGTTTGGCACCTCGATGTCGGCTCATCGCATCCTGGGGCTGTAGTCGGTCCCAAGGGTTGGGCTGTTCGCCCATTAAAGCGGTACGCGAGCTGGGTTCAGAACGTCGTGAGACAGTTCGGTCCCTATCCGTCGTGGGCGTTTGGAAGTTTGAGAGGAGCTGTCCTTAGTACGAGAGGACCGGGATGGACATACCGCTGGTGCACCAGTTGTTCCGCCAGGAGCATGGCTGGGTAGCTACGTATGGAAAGGATAAGTGCTGAAAGCATCTAAGCATGAAGCCTCCCTCAAGATGAGACTTCCCATCTTTTAGAGTAAGATCCCTCAGAGACGATGAGGTAGATAGGTTCGAGGTGGAAGCATGGTGACATGTGAAGCTGACGAATACTAATCGATCGAGGACTTAACTAAAACAAAAAGCGAAAGCGACTGTTCATTCAGGAGCTTGAGCTAGATTAATCAAAAAGCTGAAACGACCGTTTAGCAACGTACGCACTGGACTGATCCGAAGGAGATAAAGGAAACACAACGAACGCAAGTGAGTTGATGTTGACTTATCGCACGGAGGAGAAGGAAGTGGCGCTAGTTGCTGGGAGTGGAAGCTAGGTTATATAGCTGAACCAACCGTTCAGCATTGAATTTGATGACACTTGTCAGGTGCATTTCTTATCTAGTTTTCAGGGTATATAACCTGTAGGTTTAGTGACAATAGCGAAGAGGTCACACCTGTTCCCATACCGAACACAGAAGTTAAGCTCTTCAGCGCCGATGGTAGTTGGGTTTTCCCTGCGAGAGTAGGACGTCGCTAAGCTAAGAAAGCCTCAAGATTTAATTATCTTGAGGCTTTTTTGATGTGTTGGAACTGTGATTTTAACATTGCTAGAGAGTTTTAGTCAAAACGGAATCCCTTATGGGACCTTCTCGAAGCTGAATCTTGTATCACGGAATGTATATGTAGCTAATTTCAATTTATAACGTGAGTTATAAAATTAGACGCATAAAAAACGTTAGTGAGTTTTTTGGACTTACTAACGTTATAATATAGTACAACGACACAACGGATTAGTTCTGTTTAGTAATTTGATCAATTACACTTGCTCGATTAACAACTAACCACAGAAGTGCAGAGCTAATTAGTATTGTAATGATAAAGCTTAGTGGAGTATAGGTTTCTTGAAAGATAAAAAAGTATTCTAAAACTTCAACAATTTTTATCCCGACTGAACGAATAAGCATGCTCAATGGAAATATGAATGTCAGGATAAGCCCATAAACAAATCCAAATCGATAGAAAAATGAACCTAGAAAAGTGAAAAATAAAAATAATGTTAGATGTAGAAGTAAGTCAAAGAGATAGACGTTACCATGCATCAATTCTACGAAGCCTTCCATATTTAGACCGATATAATTGAATCCTTCAATAGAGAAACCATCTGCTATGAGATTAAATCCATACAAATAAAGATAGTTTAATCCAGTCATAATCAAACTTAATGTAAAGCTATAAATATAAGTGGAAATTACAAATGCTTTCCGACTAATCCCGAGCTTGATAACAAATGGGAAAACATTCTTGAATGTGAAAACAGGAAACAAAATCATAAAAATGATGCTAAAAAGAGAAGTGATCCCCGTTAAATGAAAGGTAACATCCCTAAAATTAGATAACAATAAACTTAATAGTAAAAACATAAAGAATAACGACCAAAAGGTCATCACTGGTTTAATCGAATAGCTATAATAATATTGTAAGGTGTGCTTAATTTGATTGAACATTTTGAGCAACCTCCTCTTTTGTAAGATATACAAATAATTCTTGTAAACTAACATGTGAACTCGTTAGATCAGATGTGATGTCTATCTGATCATCGAAAATAATTGCTGATTTTCTACCGAGTAACTCTGATTGATAAATCACATTTTTCCCTGTAATTGCTCGATCAACAGCCTGCTTTGAACCAGAGATGAGCTGATGCTTTGTTGCTAAATCATCTGCTAGTTCTTGAAGCAATACCTCACCATCATGCAGAATAACAACTTCTTCAAACAAATTACTTACCTCATCAATTAAGTGTGTCGATAACACAATCATACGTGGATCTTCTTGATAAGAGGATAGTAACAATTCGTAAAAGGTAGACCTTGCAGTAGCATCTAGTCCGATATATGGTTCGTCGAATATTGTTAATGGTGCATGACTAGAAATACCAACAATAATTCCAAGAGCAGAAAGCATACCTTTTGATAAAGCATGAATTTTTTGTTTTTTCTTCAATTTAAAAATATTGAGTAACTGATTTGCTTCTTCTGTATTCCAATTTGGATAAAAAACTGCAGATAGTTTTAATATATCATCTACTCTAAACTTTGGATAAAAGTTATGATTTTCTTCAATGAAACAAATATCTTTTGTAACGTTGTAGTTATCAAAAGAAGGTTGCTGATTAATTTTAATCTCTCCTGAAGAAGGTCGAAAATGCCCTGCTAACAGGCGTAATAACGTTGTTTTCCCTGCTCCGTTTTTACCTAATAAACCAATAATTTTGTTTCCCGATAGTTCTAAGGATAGCTGTTTTAAAGCTGTCTCTTTACCAAATGTTTTAGTAATCTTATCAATCTCAATCCTCATACTTTAACTCCTCCTCAATCCAATTAATAAGCTGGTCTTTCGTTAACTGAATCATTTTCGCTTCTTCAACTAAAGGAATAATAAAATGATCATAAAATCGTTCTCGTCTTTTTTTGAAAATGATTTCTTTAGCCTCATCAGTTACAAACATACCAACGCCCCGTTTCTTATAAAGTATCCCTTGATCAACAAGTAGATTAATTCCTTTAGCCGCTGTCGCTGGGTTAATTTGATAGTGTTTCGCAAATTCATTTGTCGAAGGGACTTGATCGTGCGCAAGATAAGTTTCATCTGCAATGCTTGTTTCAATTAATTCAGCTATTTGAATAAAAATAGGCTGATCATCCTTCAATCTTGCTGTCAATAAAAATCACCACCTAATCGGTTAGTTACTTATGTAACTAACCATATAACATTAAGGGAACTTTTGCAAGTCAATTTTTCAATAAAAAATGAATGATACCGCCCAAAATAGCTATATTTTATTATTTTGAAAAAAATAACTTACTAAATGACATTTATATATTGCATTATGACATCTGACGTTATATAATAAAAATACCAAAGTTAGGAGAAATGAAAATGAGACTCTTTAAACAAACGAAGGTTATCGATGAAAGAATTGTTAATTTAAAAAATAAAATTTACGCTGAAGTGTTTATTATCGTAACGATCATTTGTAGTTTATCAAGTATTGTGAAATACTTTTTCCTTGATAAAGGGATAGAAGATATTGCAACAGAATTAATCATTTTAATATTTAGCAGTGCTTACTATACCTATCGTTCTATGCAATTGGGGATATTTTCAGCGGAAGTGGAAATCCACGATGCAACGAGTAAATGGCCGAGAAGGAAGAAAAACCTTGTTGGAAGTATAATTGGTGGTGTTGTAATTGCCTTAATATTCGGCATTAATAGCGCAGTACGGTATGGAGACAATTTGGGCCAGAGTATTGAGTATTTTTTCATGGTGACATTTGTTTCACTAATGATCTATTTACCATTTTTAATCATCACTTTAGTTATCGGACACGATACGTTGTATAAAAAAAGTGACGATGTAGTAAATAAAATGATGATCAATTCTGATTCTGGTGATGAAAATGAAGAACATTAAACTTAAAGTAGCTCGAATAGAGCAAGATTTATCACAAGCTGAATTAGCAAAAGAAGTCGGGGTTACGAGGCAGACGATCGGTTTAATTGAATTAGGGAAATATAATCCAACGCTTAACTTATGCTTAGCCATTTGTCATCGACTTGGCAAAACGCTTGATGAACTATTTTGGCAAGATCCAAACTAAAAAGATCAGAAAGAGACATGTGAAAATTGATATGCTCCCCCTAAAGTTAGACCGAAAATCTAACCTTAGGGGGATTTTTATGCGTTCTAATAGTAAATATACTGTTGATGAACTTGAAAGATATATTCAAATGTATCTACATGAAGGATGAAGTTATCGGAACTTAAGTGAAGAAAAAGGTTTGTTGTTAAGTGAAGCGATCTTTAATGATAAGGTACTAAGATACCAAGAAAATGGTCTTGAAGGCATTCAAACGAAGTTGAGAAATAATTATTACAGTAAAGAGTTCAAGGACCTAATTGTTAGAGAGCACATCCAAAAAGGTATACCTATCATTCAATTAGCTCGTAAATATAAAATTCCAGCATAAGAAAAGCCATGTATGAAAGTCATACATGGCACAAAATATTTTGTTTATTTACCTGTCTACTTGACAGGGGGCAGTTCAAACTTGATCTGGCTTAATGATAAATTTCATTTTTAAAATAAACCACCGAGCACAAAAATGGTGTACTCGGTGGTATGAATGTACGTCTAATTGCCATAGCTTAGTTTTTTACTGAATTAAAGATTCACTTTATATCGCTTTATTAAGTGAGATCAATTCTAGTAATCCTTGTGCAACTTCGCTACCTTTATTGCCAGCTTTTGTTCCAGCTCGTTCAAGTGCTTGTTCGATCGTTTCTGTTGTTAGCACGCCGAATAAAACCGGTATATCTGATGTTAGTCCAATATGTGCGACCCCTTTGGCGACTTCATTCGTAACTAATTCATAATGTGTCGTTGCCCCGCGGATCACGGCTCCAAGAGTGATAATTCCGTCATATTTATGATTGTCAACTAATTTTTTTGTGATAAAAGGAATCTCAAATGCGCCTGGAACCCAGTAAATATCAATATCTTCTTCCTTAACCCCATGTCGTAATAAATTGTCAATTGCCCCAGATAAGAGCTTAGAAGTGATTAGCTCATTAAATCGAGCGATCACAATTCCTACTTTTAGATTTTCTCCGTTAAAATTACCTTCAAATATTGGCATATTAATTCTCCTTTAGTTAATTGATAATAGGTGATCAAATTTTTCCTTTTTTGTTCTTAAATAATTGAGGTTTTCCTTTTCAGGTCTGACTTCTAATGGAATACGTTCAACGACTTCGATGCCAAACGCTTGTAATTGTTCGATTTTATCTGGGTTATTTGTGATTAAGTTAACCATTTTAATTCCTAGCGACTTAAGAATTTGGGCGGCAAAGTGATAATCTCGCTCATCCGGTTCAAAACCTAGTGCGATATTTGCATCAAATGTATCTAGACCATTTTCCTGAAGCTGATAGGTTTTCAGTTTGTTTTTTAAACCAATTCCACGTCCTTCTTGGCGTAAATATAAAATGGCTCCGATGCCATTTTCTTCAATCATCCGCAATGCTTCGTGTAATTGTTCGCCGCAATCGCAACGATGTGAGCCAAAGATATCACCTGTAAGACATTCAGAGTGGACACGTATCAGTAAAGGCTCTTGAAGACTTCTAATTTCACCTTTAGAAAGCAAAAGGTGCTCTTTATTTGCTTGATCCTCGAACAGAGTTAAATCAAAGTCTCCATAAGATGTTGGTAGCTTGACTGTTAATTCTTGATTTGCGGTCAAATAAGTCACTAATTCTTCGATACTAATGATTGGCATTTTCCACTCGGCAGCTAACGCTTCTAGTTGCGGTCTTCGTGCCATTGTCCCATCATCGTTTAAGATTTCACATATATAGGTAGCCTGCGGTTCGTTTGCCAGCTTAGCTAAATCAATGGCTGCTTCAGTATGGCCTCTTCGCTCGAGTACGCCCCCTTCTTTTGCGATTAACGGGAAAATATGGCCAGGCTTATGAAATGCTTGCTCGTTGTTAGACAGGTTAGCTAATTCTTTAATTGTTTTTGCGCGATCGAAAGCAGAAATTCCTGTTGAGGTTTCCTTATGATCGACACTGATCGTAAACGCTGTTCTGTATGGATCTGTATTCTCTTCTATCATTTCTGTGAGGCCAAAATGATCCGCAATAGCTTCAGAAATAGGTGCGCAGATTAAACCTCGCGCATGTTTGGTCATGAAATTCACAGTTTCGGCCGTAGCTAAGCTCGCTAAACCAACTAAATCTCCTTCTGCCTCACGATTATCATCATCTACGACAATGATAAGCTTGCCTTGTTTTAAGTCTTCGATCGCTTTTTCAATATGTTTAGTCATTGTAGAAATCCTCCCGTTACTTTATCAGTAAGATGAGCTTGTGCCTTAATATATTTTCCAATCATATCTGTTTCAACGTTAACATACTCACCGCGATTTAACGTTCCTAAATTTGTCTGATCCTTTGAATGTGGGATTAAACTAACAGAAAAAGACCGTGCTTGCACATCTGTGACAGTTAAGCTAACGCCATTAATTGCAATTGATCCTTGTGGAATGATTTCGCCTTGTTGATCTTTAGGATAGTCAAATGTTAAAATCAATGCATTTTCATGGTTCCTTTTTTCGATCAATCGAACGGTTGTATCAATATGCCCGGATACTAAATGACCCTCTAATCTTCCGTGGAAAGAGAGTGCACGTTCCAAATTTACTTGATCGTTTATTTTTAATTTAGAAAAAGTTGTCCGGTAAAAAGTCTCGGGCATGATATCAACGGTAAAGTGGGAATTAGTCTTAGCAATTGCTGTTAGACAAACACCGTTAATCGCCATACTATCTCCAATTTGATAGTCAGCTAATATTTTTTCTGAAGCTTGGCAAGTCAACTGTACTGTATCTGCCTTTCGATTAACTTTTAGGATTTTTCCTTGTTCTTGAATTAGACCAGTAAACAATTTCAACACCTTCTTCCAGAAATTCTTAAGTCATCATGAATGGATTCAACCGTAACATTCGTTAATTCAATCACTTGATTAACTTCTCTTGTGCTTGACATTGCTGGCACGCCGTTGCCGCCAATGACCTTTGGGGCGATATAAGTAATCATTTGATCCCAATAACCACTGTTTAAAAAGCTGTCATGAACTTTCGCTCCACCTTCTACATAGAGAGAGTGGATATTTCTCCTCGTTAATTCTTTGATAATCGATTTGACTGTAGCGCTTTTGAGAACGATTGCTTCAACATGTTTTGGAAGCTTAATGTTTACTTTTCGTTCGGTGAAAATCCAAACTGGACTAGCTTGATTAATAAAAACATTTAGATCGAGTTTGTTGAATAATCGACCGCGCCGATCTAGAATGATCCGAATTGGATGCAAGGTTTGATCTGTTCCCAGCAGAAAAGGATTATCTGTTAAAATCGTTTGACTTCCAACTAAGATCCCTTGATAATGATTGCGCTCTTTTCGAACGTATTGATAAGTATCCTTTCCCGTGATTGCTGTGCGCTTTGAATCTAATGATAGTTTACCATCCAAAGTAATTGCCTGTTTTAAAGTGATATAGGGACGATTTTGTTCATAGAAGCAATTGAAAAAAGGATTCAATTCGCGAGCCTCTGTTTCTAGCACACCAGTAATTACCTTGATGCCATGTTGTTCTAACTTTTTCTTGCCTTTACCTGCAACTAAAGGGTTAGGGTCGAGTTGGGCAATGACCACTTGTTTTATCCCGCTGTTAATGATTGCTTGTGTACAAGGGGGTTGTTTGCCATCATGATTACAAGGTTCAAGTGTAACGTAGAGAATTGAATCGAATCGTTTATCGGGAGCTTTATATGATGAGAGGGCATTAACTTCGGCGTGTTCTTTGCCATATTCCAAATGTGCACCTGATGCAATGACTTGATCATTATTGACAATGACAGCACCAACCAAAGGATTTGTAAATGTTCTACCAAATCCCTTTTTAGCTTCTTGGATCGCTAGCTTCATGTATTTCTCATGCATATATTTTCCTCCTTTCCAAATAAAAAAGCCTTGTGTTCGATACACGAGGCTTTGGTTCATCGACTAAAAGAAAGTATGACAAAAAAGGGTATACTGATCCTGTCATCTTAGCTAATTAGTTTTTTCTTCTCCCATCCAGACTCTAACTGTCGGTTCTAGATTTTCACTAGATCAACCGCAAATAATTGCGGGTCACGGACTTCAAGTTCACACTTGTCACCGTCGGTCGGGAATTACACCCTGCCCCGAAGAAACATATTCAATTCATAAAAAGAATAACATTTAGTTTTTTTTATGTCAACATGGTCATCTGTGTGATAACCGGAAATATGTTGATAAATTTTTTGAATGACGACATCATGGTTGGTATGTTCTCGGTGGTCTACAGGGTCTTTGACTTGAAGGGTTTATTGAATAGACTGGCCGAGTCCAATCTTTTCATCGAACTCTTTATACAATAATAGCCCTGAGTCTGAGGTTAAATTTCCACCGTCAAAATTAACTTTGATCATTTTGTTGAAATTAAGTGACTTTTCGATTACACTTTTCATTATGGAGTCCTCCTTGATTTGTGTTTGTTTAGACACTTATACAATATCAAAGATCGGGCTCCTTTTCACTTAATTAGTGAAAGATCGATTGTGTATTTTTAATTGATTTAACGCAGTTTCTTAGTGGCTTATGGTCGGGCTGTGAATAATCTAGGTTAAATCTCGATCGGAAATATCAGACAGCAGAACGTTTTTCAGAAATTAAACCAGAAATTATTGCGCGATACAATCTAAACGTTTAAAAAATAGAGCTGACAGGTGGAAAAGGACAAGGGATCTATTTATTAAATGAAGAAGAGAATCGAAGCATCTACTTCTCAGGTGACAGCAAAGACAGATTCCCAAATACTAAGCTACAGCTATTAGCCTACAACGAGCGAACCGAAAAGGGTAAAAAACCAGTTCTAGAGATGTCCGATAAGATGAGAGGTGGGTTATATACCGCCGACTACAAGCTTGTTGAGACTGATCAGATCTATCTGAAAACTAAGGCTGAAGTCGAGATGCGCAGTTTAACTGAACTGATGGAAAACGATCTCTTTGAGGCGATCAAAGACCTGAATGCTCATTTAAACTAATCTGACTCATGCTTTTTCAAAAAAACAACGGATGGTCAATATACTGCCCATCCGTTGTTGTATGATAAGTGTAGTAAGAAGGTTAACGATCTAAAATGGGAAGGATGAGCGCACATGAGTAATCAATTAATGGAGGTGTTCGGTGAAGGGAACGTTGTCGGCTATTACAGAGTCAACCACTTAGTCCCAACTGGTACTGGCTATGCGGAATACATCTCTCAAGTGATCGAGGTTAGAGATAATGGCCTAATGACCGTCTATGATGATGAAACGGACAAGAGAATCACATCATTCATAGCAAGTCGAGATCGGGTAGAGGTCACATTGCTAATGGCTGGGGAAATTCCTAATCCAGATTGGTTAGATTTAATCGAACACAATCGAACATTGGCAGAAAGGCTAAATCTACTCGGTTAAAAGTCCCCCCTTGTCACTTGGGGAAAATTATAAAATAATCGGAGGTCTATATATGAGAAAGAAGCTTGGCGAGATTTGTAAGACGACTTTCTATGATTTAGTCGTTGAGTTTGATCCGAACTTGAGTGATGAAAAGATGAACGAGATCATCGATTGTCACTTTGGTGATGAAGACTATATTGTCAGTAGCCAAGGGCGCACATTGAAGGCGATCTGGGAGATCCCTGCAGATGAAGCGGGCTATGAAGTTGAAAATAGTATGTTTTATGTCCTGAAAGATGGCGAGTATGGGACGTACAGTTATCAAAGGAGAGTGGACTAAATGATTAACCAAGCGATTGAGTTTGCGACATTAAGTCATCAAAACCAAACGAGAAAGGGAACAGACATCCCATATATTCTACACTGTCTTGAAGCGGGCATTATTGCCGCTAACATGACAAACAAAGACGGTCATGTCGACAGTGATGTCGTCTGTGCAGCCATTCTACATGATACAATTGAGGATGCGAATGTATCCTATGAAACACTCAAAGAAGTGTTTAATGAAAACATTGCAAACTTAGTCAAAAGGCAGAGTGAAGACAAGTCTAAAGAGTGGATTGACCGTAAAAAGGAGACAATCAGTTTTTTAAAGTCAAATCAGTCTAAGGACGTTGAAATTGCCACACTAGCTGATAAATTATCAAACATAAGATCGATTTTCAGAGATTACGAAGTGGAAAGTGAACAACTTTGGAATAAATTTAATGCCGGAAAAGAATCACAACATTGGTATTACCAATCGATTGCCGAATCATTCTCTCAAGTTAAGGACACAAACGAATATAGAGAATATCGAGACTTAATCAGGAGAGTTTTTGAAGGAAAAGAAACAAATAGCGATTCAGAAAACAAATGATGCCGAAACGACTGTCAGGCGTCTTTTTTTCTTACATTGTTTCATACTATTGTGTCATGTATAATAAAAGTAAGTAAAAAAACTAGGTATAATCATTTCAACTATTCCTGTTGCAATTACAATTTATTTTATCGCTATCTTTTTATCTTGGATCATTGTTTATGTTCATTTAAAATTAGAAATGAATCAGTCATAAGAAAAGATATATGAATAATTATCTGAATTCCAACAATTCTATGAACAAATCAAAAAAGACTTCCCAAATTCATTCACTTCGAGTATATTGATCAATAATCATGTGTTTCATAAAAAAACATAAAAACGCATAATTAAACAAGATTAAAAATTCAGTATATTCAGAAGAAAATGAAAGGTAAGGGGGAGCAAATGAATTTTTCAACAGTGATTGAGTATATTAACAGTATTTTGTGGGGACCACCAATGTTAATCTTATTGGTTGGAACGGGTGTACTTTTTACAATTCGACTAAAAGGGTTACAAGTTCGTCAGTTTAAGCGAGCATTTAAACAAACTTTTGGTGGTTTATTTAAGAAGGGTGATCGAGCGGATGCGGATGGAATGAGTTCGTTTCAAGCGCTGGCTACTGCGATTGCAGCGCAAGTTGGTACGGGGAATATTGCTGGGGTTGCAACAGCAGTAGCGTCTGGTGGTCCTGGTGCAGTATTTTGGATGTGGATAAGTGGATTTTTTGGGATGGGAACGATTTTTGCTGAAGCGATTTTAGCGCAGTTACATACTGAGCGCAAAGATGGCGAAGTGACTGGTGGGCCTGCATATTATATAAAGAAAGGTCTTGGCAGTAAGTTGTTGGCCAGTATTTTTGCGGTACTCTTAATTATCGCCCTAGGATTTATGGGAAACATGGTACAATCAAGTTCGATCGCGGAGGCAACATATACAGCGTTTGGGATGCCGAAGTTTCTGACTGGAATAATCATCGCTGTTATAGTTGGCTTAATCGTCATTGGTGGTGTTGCACGGATTGCTTCGTTTACAGAAAAAATTGTCCCGATTATGGTAACATTTTACATTATCGGTTCGTTGACGATTATTTTTATGCATTATGAGATGATTTTACCTGCATTTCAAATGATTTTTCAAGAGGCATTTAAGTCGTCGGCGGTGGCAGGTGGAGTGGTTGGTGTCTCAATTAAGGAAGCAATGCGTTATGGAGTTGCACGCGGTTTGTTTTCGAATGAAGCCGGCATGGGTTCGACACCGCACGCTCATGCAGTTGCAAAAGTTAAGCATCCAGGGGAACAGGGTCTGACGGCGATGATTGGTGTTGTGATTGATACCGGTGTTGTTTGTACGATGACCGCACTTGTTATTTTAACGACTGATGCTTTTTCAAGTGGTTTGTTTGGAACACAATTGACACAGGCTGGGTTTTCAGCCGGATTTGGCAGTTTTGGGGTAACTTTTATCGCAATTTGTTTGTTCTTTTTTGCAATTTCAACAATTATTAGTTGGTATTATTTTGCTGAAGCAAACATTAAGTTCCTCTTTGGAAAAAAAGGCGTTATGCCATATCAAATACTCGTGCTAATCTTTATTGTTTTTGGCACGAGTATGACAGCTGAAATTGTTTGGGAATTAGCGGATGTTTTTAATGGCTTAATGGTGATTCCAAACTTAATCGCCTTACTTGGCTTGGGCTCACTTGTCGTTAAAGTAACCAAAGATTATGAGGAGAATTTTTTATTAAATAATCCTGCAACATATACAACTGATCATCATAAAAAGAATTAGTACATTAAGCGAATGATGCCTTGGAAAAAGGTGTCATTCGTTTTTGCTGTGCACCCCTAAAGTTAGACCGAAAATCTGCTCTTAGGGGGATTTTTATGCGTTCTAATAGCAAATATACTGTTGATGAACTTGAAAGATATATTCAAATGTATCTACATGAAGGATGAAGTTATCGGAACTTAAGTGAAGCGATCTTTAATGATAAGGTACTAAGATACCAAGAAAATGGTCTTGAAGGCATTCAAACGAAGTTGAGAATTAATTATTACAGTAAAGAGTTCAAGGACCTAATTGTTAGAGAGCACATCCAAGAAGGCATACCTATCATTCAATTAGCTCGTAAATATAAAATTCCAGCATAAGAAAAGCCATGTATGAAAGTCATACATGGCACAAAATATTTTGTTTATTTACCTGTCTACTTGACAGGGGGCAGTTCAGATCTTTTATTAAAAGCTTTGCCATGCGGCGTTTTGTCCAGCGAGTCGACCTGTAATTAGCGCTGCAGTTATATTATATCCACCTGTATAACCGTGAATGTCTAATATTTCACCACAGAAAAATAGTCGTTCAACTAGTTTTGATGCCATCGTTGTCGGATTAATTTCCTTAATAGATATGCCACCACCAGTTACAAAGGCTTTTTCTAGAGGTAGGCTTCCGTGAATCC
This window contains:
- a CDS encoding ABC transporter ATP-binding protein: MRIEIDKITKTFGKETALKQLSLELSGNKIIGLLGKNGAGKTTLLRLLAGHFRPSSGEIKINQQPSFDNYNVTKDICFIEENHNFYPKFRVDDILKLSAVFYPNWNTEEANQLLNIFKLKKKQKIHALSKGMLSALGIIVGISSHAPLTIFDEPYIGLDATARSTFYELLLSSYQEDPRMIVLSTHLIDEVSNLFEEVVILHDGEVLLQELADDLATKHQLISGSKQAVDRAITGKNVIYQSELLGRKSAIIFDDQIDITSDLTSSHVSLQELFVYLTKEEVAQNVQSN
- a CDS encoding GntR family transcriptional regulator, with protein sequence MTARLKDDQPIFIQIAELIETSIADETYLAHDQVPSTNEFAKHYQINPATAAKGINLLVDQGILYKKRGVGMFVTDEAKEIIFKKRRERFYDHFIIPLVEEAKMIQLTKDQLINWIEEELKYED
- a CDS encoding DUF6773 family protein, whose protein sequence is MRLFKQTKVIDERIVNLKNKIYAEVFIIVTIICSLSSIVKYFFLDKGIEDIATELIILIFSSAYYTYRSMQLGIFSAEVEIHDATSKWPRRKKNLVGSIIGGVVIALIFGINSAVRYGDNLGQSIEYFFMVTFVSLMIYLPFLIITLVIGHDTLYKKSDDVVNKMMINSDSGDENEEH
- a CDS encoding helix-turn-helix transcriptional regulator, with product MKNIKLKVARIEQDLSQAELAKEVGVTRQTIGLIELGKYNPTLNLCLAICHRLGKTLDELFWQDPN
- the ribH gene encoding 6,7-dimethyl-8-ribityllumazine synthase, translated to MPIFEGNFNGENLKVGIVIARFNELITSKLLSGAIDNLLRHGVKEEDIDIYWVPGAFEIPFITKKLVDNHKYDGIITLGAVIRGATTHYELVTNEVAKGVAHIGLTSDIPVLFGVLTTETIEQALERAGTKAGNKGSEVAQGLLELISLNKAI
- a CDS encoding bifunctional 3,4-dihydroxy-2-butanone-4-phosphate synthase/GTP cyclohydrolase II translates to MTKHIEKAIEDLKQGKLIIVVDDDNREAEGDLVGLASLATAETVNFMTKHARGLICAPISEAIADHFGLTEMIEENTDPYRTAFTISVDHKETSTGISAFDRAKTIKELANLSNNEQAFHKPGHIFPLIAKEGGVLERRGHTEAAIDLAKLANEPQATYICEILNDDGTMARRPQLEALAAEWKMPIISIEELVTYLTANQELTVKLPTSYGDFDLTLFEDQANKEHLLLSKGEIRSLQEPLLIRVHSECLTGDIFGSHRCDCGEQLHEALRMIEENGIGAILYLRQEGRGIGLKNKLKTYQLQENGLDTFDANIALGFEPDERDYHFAAQILKSLGIKMVNLITNNPDKIEQLQAFGIEVVERIPLEVRPEKENLNYLRTKKEKFDHLLSIN
- a CDS encoding riboflavin synthase: MFTGLIQEQGKILKVNRKADTVQLTCQASEKILADYQIGDSMAINGVCLTAIAKTNSHFTVDIMPETFYRTTFSKLKINDQVNLERALSFHGRLEGHLVSGHIDTTVRLIEKRNHENALILTFDYPKDQQGEIIPQGSIAINGVSLTVTDVQARSFSVSLIPHSKDQTNLGTLNRGEYVNVETDMIGKYIKAQAHLTDKVTGGFLQ
- the ribD gene encoding bifunctional diaminohydroxyphosphoribosylaminopyrimidine deaminase/5-amino-6-(5-phosphoribosylamino)uracil reductase RibD, which encodes MHEKYMKLAIQEAKKGFGRTFTNPLVGAVIVNNDQVIASGAHLEYGKEHAEVNALSSYKAPDKRFDSILYVTLEPCNHDGKQPPCTQAIINSGIKQVVIAQLDPNPLVAGKGKKKLEQHGIKVITGVLETEARELNPFFNCFYEQNRPYITLKQAITLDGKLSLDSKRTAITGKDTYQYVRKERNHYQGILVGSQTILTDNPFLLGTDQTLHPIRIILDRRGRLFNKLDLNVFINQASPVWIFTERKVNIKLPKHVEAIVLKSATVKSIIKELTRRNIHSLYVEGGAKVHDSFLNSGYWDQMITYIAPKVIGGNGVPAMSSTREVNQVIELTNVTVESIHDDLRISGRRC
- a CDS encoding transposase → MKSVIEKSLNFNKMIKVNFDGGNLTSDSGLLLYKEFDEKIGLGQSIQ
- a CDS encoding HD domain-containing protein, with the translated sequence MINQAIEFATLSHQNQTRKGTDIPYILHCLEAGIIAANMTNKDGHVDSDVVCAAILHDTIEDANVSYETLKEVFNENIANLVKRQSEDKSKEWIDRKKETISFLKSNQSKDVEIATLADKLSNIRSIFRDYEVESEQLWNKFNAGKESQHWYYQSIAESFSQVKDTNEYREYRDLIRRVFEGKETNSDSENK